The Dictyoglomus sp. NZ13-RE01 sequence GTAAAGACTTGCGCCAGCAGACTTCATTGCCATAATTTCTCCTCTTTCTATAAATTGCCCTATTGTATAGATTACTGCCAAAAAAATAGCCATTGGAAAAGCATAGGTTAAATAAGGAGGTATTTTTAAAATAAAAATCTGTAAAGCAGTCATAAAATCTAAAGATTTACTGATAATTAGATCCATTATCTCAAAAAGAGGAGATACTACAAGAATAGAGGTAAAAATAAAAATGCCAAAAAAGAATACAGGTATAAAATTTTTTAAAAAATACCTGCTTATTATCCTCAACTTACATGGGCTCTTCTAAAAGTACAATAGTAGCCCCTTCACCTCCCTCATATGGTGGTGCCAAATGAAACTCTTTCACATAATTTAATGTAGAAAGATACTCGTGAATTGCCCTCCTCAGCTTTCCTGTTCCTTTCCCATGCACTATTCTTACCCTTGGAAGTCCTGCAAGGAAAGCATCCTCCAAGTATTTCTTCACCATATCCAAAGCCTCATCTACTGTTTTTTGTCTTACGATCAGCTCCATTGGAACATCCCTTTTTCTTTCTATTTTAATAGCCTTTTGTGGAATATTTTCTGCTTTCTCTTCCTCCAATTTTTCAAGCTCTTTCCAAGGAATATTTAGCTTAATCAAGCCAACCTGAACCAATGCAGTCTCTTTCTCCGCATCAACATCTAAAACTATACCTTCATTTTTAGAATTTTTTAACTTAACTCTTTCCCCCATATGGGGAATGTATTTTTCCTCCTTTTCTTCCTTTTGCGAAAGAATATCAATTGTAAGCTCTCTGATTTCTTTCTGTATGTTTTGGGCTTTTTGCATTGTCATGGATTCTTCTTGTATTTTTCTAATAATCTCTCTTAATTTATCATCCCAGTAGGAGAGTTCCTTTAAGAGCTTTGACGTCTCCTTACTCTTCAACAATTCTTTTTCCTTAAAAATATTCCTTTTTTCTTCCTCTAATCTTTCCTTTTCCTTTCTTAACTCTTCTTTTAACCTATAAATCTGCTCCAATTCTTTTTCCAATTTACTCTTTTCCCTTTGTAGATCCCCAATAAGATCCTCAACTCTTAGCTCATCGGTAGACATAAAACTATATGCTCTCTGAATTATAGTTGGTAAAAGCCCTAAATTTTGGGCAACCTTTAATGCATTACTTTTACCAGGAATCCCAATAGTAATCTTATATAGAGGTTTTAAGGTTACTTCATCAAATTCCATGGAGGCATTTTCTATTCCATCATATTTAGTAGCTATTAATTTCAATTGAGGGAAGTGAGTAGCTATAACATTTATGGTACCCTTGAAATGGAAATATTCCAAAAGAGCCAAAGCTAAAGCAGAACCCTCTTGGGGATCTGTGCCTGCTCCTAACTCATCCAGTAAAATAAGAATATTTTCGCTTTTTTCTTTATTTTCTTCTAAATATTTAACCATCTCAATAATATTTGTTAAATGAGAAGAGAAAGTACTAAGATTTTGCTCAATACTTTGTTCATCACC is a genomic window containing:
- a CDS encoding endonuclease MutS2, with translation MNSKALKILEWDKILNEIAKEAETSIGKERVLALSPTNEISFIERWHTENRDAFNTIYEFGYPSFSGIKDIRRYIEKGEIGGLIYPEEFEEILNTLEAWNRLREYQEKVVKVTRILWKQNLHSLNSLLNEIKRCIQNGEVLDSASSGLKNIRNKKLRIQQKIKETLEHFLQREWREFLQEPIITVRHGRYVLPVKQEFRNKLQGIVHDQSTSGLTFYIEPLPLVELNNQLQILEIEEEKEIENILRRLTSLVLSYKDKILENLEITSYLDFVYAKIRWAEKYKCIIPEIGKERYIILREARHPFLGDRAVPISLEVGRRFNTLVITGPNTGGKTVTLKTIGLFVLLNQAGIPVPAKEGTFLGVFDNVFLDIGDEQSIEQNLSTFSSHLTNIIEMVKYLEENKEKSENILILLDELGAGTDPQEGSALALALLEYFHFKGTINVIATHFPQLKLIATKYDGIENASMEFDEVTLKPLYKITIGIPGKSNALKVAQNLGLLPTIIQRAYSFMSTDELRVEDLIGDLQREKSKLEKELEQIYRLKEELRKEKERLEEEKRNIFKEKELLKSKETSKLLKELSYWDDKLREIIRKIQEESMTMQKAQNIQKEIRELTIDILSQKEEKEEKYIPHMGERVKLKNSKNEGIVLDVDAEKETALVQVGLIKLNIPWKELEKLEEEKAENIPQKAIKIERKRDVPMELIVRQKTVDEALDMVKKYLEDAFLAGLPRVRIVHGKGTGKLRRAIHEYLSTLNYVKEFHLAPPYEGGEGATIVLLEEPM